The nucleotide sequence GGCGCCACCCCCGAGCCCAGCGGCCGCCCCACCGAGCCCGAGACCCCCGCGCCCAGCCAGAGCGCCCCCGGCAAGCCGGAGACGCCGGTCCCCACCAAGAGCGCGGGCAACGGCACCAAGGCGGCGGCCGGCTTCGCCCCCTACGTCGACACCTCGCTCTACCCGGCCTTCGACCTCCTCGGCACCGCCGACGCCACCGGCGTGAAGAACTTCAACCTCGCCTTCGTCACCGACGGCGGCGGCTGCACCCCCAAGTGGGGCGGCGTGAGCGACCTGACCACCGACGGCGTGGCCGCCCAGATCGGTGCCCTGCGCGCCAAGGGCGGCGACGTCCGCGCCTCCTTCGGCGGCGCCTCCGGCTCCGAGCTCGCCACCACCTGCTCCTCCGCCGACGCCCTGGCCGCCGCGTACGCCAAGGCCGTCGACGCCTTCAAGCTGACCAAGGTGGACTTCGACGTCGAGGGCGGCGCGCTGCCCAACACCGCGGCCAACACCAAGCGCGCCCAGGCCATCGCCAAGCTCCAGGCCGGCCACCCCGACCTGAACGTCTCCTACACCCTCCCGGTGATGCCCGAGGGCCTCACCCAGGACGGGGTGAACCTGCTGGCCGACGCCAAGGCCAACGGCGTCCGCGTCGACGGCGTCAACATCATGGCGATGGACTACGGCCCGGCGTACAGCGGCGACATGGGCGACTACGCGATCCAGGCCGCGACCGCCACCCAGGCCCAGATCAAGGGCGTCCTCGCCCTCTCCGAGGACGACGCCTGGAAGACGGTCGGCGTCACCCCGATGATCGGCGTCAACGACGTGGCCACGGAGATCTTCAAGGTCGACGACGCCGGCCAGCTCGTCGACTTCGCCAAGTCCAAGGGCATCGGCTCGCTGTCCATGTGGTCCGGCACCCGTGACAAGAGCTGCGACGGCGGCACCAAGCCCACCGCCGACGCCTCCTGCAGCTCGATCGCCCAGGACAAGTTCGCCTTCTCCAAGGCGTTCGCCGCCTTCAACTAGACGGCACCGAGGACGAGGCCCGGCGGAGGCGACACCCGCCGGGCCTCACCCGTGGGTCCGTCTCAGCCCGCCGACTCCACCGACGGCAGCGTGCCGGTACGGGCCGCCTCGCCGTACCAGCGGGCGCTGGACTTCGGGGTCCGCTCCTGCGTGGCGTAGTCCACGTACACCGCGCCGAACCGCTTCTCGTAGCCGTAGGACCACTCGAAGTTGTCCATCAGGGACCACAAGTAGTAGCCGCGCACATCGGCGCCGTCGCGCAGGGCGTGCCGGACCGCCGACAGGTGGGAGTGGAGATAGGCGACGCGGTCGGGGTCGTGCACCCGGCCGCTCGCATCCGGCGCGTCGTCGTAGGCGGCGCCGTTCTCCGTCACGTACAGCGGCAGTCCGGGTGCCTCGCGGGTGTAGCGCATCAGCAGGTCGTAGAGGCCGGTCGGGTCGACCGTCCAGCCCATCTCGGTGCGCTCGCCGGGGCTCTGGTGGAACAGGACGTCGTCGGCGCCGGGCCAGGGGGAGTGCTCGCTCGCGCCGTGCCCGTCCGCGCGGGGGCCGCTCACCTTGTCGTCCACCGCCGAGACCAGCGCCGGGGTGTAGTAGTTGAGGCCGAGCGCGTCCAGCGGGGCGTTCGCGGTGGCGAGGTCGCCGTCCAGGACGAACGACCAGTCGGTCAGCGGGGCCGTCGCCGTCAGCAGGGACTCGGGGTAGGCGCCGTGCAGCATCGGGCCGTGGAAGACGCCGTTGGCCAGGTCGTCGATGCGCCGGGCCGCCGCCAGATCGGCGGGGCTCTGCGAAACCGGGCGCACCACCGAGGAGTTGAGGCTGACCGCGACCTGGTTGCGGGCCGGCATCGCCGCCCGCAGCGCCGCCGCGCCCAGCCCGTGTGCCAGGTTGAGATGGTGGGCGGCCCGCAGCGAGGCCACCGGGTCGGTGCGGCCGGGGGCGTGCACACCGGAGCCGTAGCCCAGGAAGGCGCTGCACCAGGGCTCGTTGAGGGTGATCCAGTTCTCCACCCGGTCGCCCAGCGCCTCGCCGACGAGATGCGCGTACTCGGCGAACCGGTGCGCGGTGTCGCGCTCCGGCCAGCCGCCCGCGTCCTCCAGCTCCTGCGGGAGGTCCCAGTGGTAGAGGGTCACGGCGGGCTTGATGCCGCGCTCCAGCAGCTCGTCCACCAGCCGCCGGTAGAAGTCCAGGCCGATCTGCACCGCGGGTCCCCGCCCGGTGGGCTGCACGCGTGACCAGGAGACGGAGAAGCGGTACGCGCCGAGCCCCAGGTCCGCCATGAGGGCCACGTCGTCGCGGTAGCGGTGGTAGTGGTCGACGGCCACGTCGCCGGTCTCGCCGCCCGCCGTCTTGCCGGGTGTATGGCTGAAGGTGTCCCAGATCGAGGGCGTACGGCCGCCCTCGCGGACCGCCCCCTCGATCTGGTACGCGGAGGTCGCCGCCCCCCAGAGGAAGGCCGGAGGGAAGGTGACCTCGGAGGCCACGGGGGACACCGTGGAGGAGGAGTCGGGCATGGAAGCGCTCCCATCGAGAGTCGGGAAGACCTTGGGGGAAGGGGAGGAGGGGCCGGGGCGACGGTGACCCGGCCCTCCGTACGGCGGTTCAGCCCTTGATCGCGCCCTGCATGATGCCGCCCACGATCTGCTTGCCGAACAGCAGGAAGGCGATGAGCAGGGGCAGGGTGCCGAGCAGCGCGCCCGCCATGATGACCGCCTGGTCCGGGACGTAGCCGGTGCCGAGCGCGTTCAGGGCGACCTGCACGGTCGGGTTCTGCTGGTTCAGGGCGATGATCGGCCACAGGAAGTCGTTCCAGGCGAACACGAAGGTCAGCAGGCCGAGCACCGCCATCGCGGGCCGCGCCGCCGGGAACACCACGTGCCAGACGACCCTGAGACTGCTCGCGCCGTCGACCCGCGCCGCCTCGATCAGTTCGGTGGGCAGCGCCTGCACCAGGTACTGCCGCATGAAGAACGTGCCGAACGCGGTCACCAGGCTCGGCAGGATCACCGTCTGGAGCTGGTTGGACCAGCCGAGGTCGCTCATCCACAGGTACAGCGGTACGACGGCGAGCTGCGGCGGGATCATCATCGTGCCGATGGTCAGCAGCAACAGCAGGCCCGAGAACCGGAACCGCAGCTTGGCGAAGGCGAAGCCGGCCAGCGTGGAGAAGACCACCGTGCTGACCGTGATCGTGCCCGCGACGATCAGCGAGTTGAACATCGCCAGGCCGAGCCCGGCCTGGTCCCAGGCGGCCTCGAGGTTCTTGAACAGGTTGCCGCCGAACCACAGCGGCGGAGGGGACTGGGCGAGCCGCCGGTCGGTGCGCGAGGCCGCGACCGCCGTCCACACCAGCGGGGCCAGCGAGATCAGCGCGAACACGGTCAGCGCCACGTACGTCACCGGACCGGCGTGCAACTGCTTGCCCGCCTTCGTGGCCCGGCGCCGGCCCGTGCGCGCCTCGGGGAGAACGAGGTCACCGGTGGTCATCGGACCTCCTCAGCCATCGGGTCAGCAGCAGGTTGACCGCCGCGACGATCAGCAGGATCAGGAACATCGACCACGCGATCGCGGACGCCTTGCCGAGGTTGCCGATGATCCAGCCCTGGTCGTACATGTACAGCCCGAGCGTCTGGTACTGGTGCTCCGAGCCGCCCTTGGAACCGCTGACCCCGCCGAACAGCAGGGGCTCGCCGAAGAGCTGGGTGGCGCCGATGGTGGAGACCACGATCGTGAACAGCACCGTCGGCCGCAGTTGGGGGATCGTCACGTGCCAGAACTGCTGGCGCCGGTTGGCACCGTCGAGCGCGGCCGACTCGTACAGGTCCGCCGGGATGGCCTGCATCGCGGCCAGGTAGATCAGCGCGTTGTAGCCGGTCCAGCGCCAGATCACGATGGTCGACACCGCGAACTGCGAACCCCAGTCGGACTCACGCCAGTTGATGGCGTCCACCCCGAAGAAGTGGAGTATCCAGTTCACCATGCCGCCGTCCCACGAGTACAGCAGCGCGAACACCAGCGTCGCGGCCGCCACCGAGGTGGCGTACGGGGTCAGCATCACCACGCGCCACACGGTCGAGCCGCGCAGCCGGTAGTTGAGCATGTGGGCCAGCCAGAGCGCCGCCATCAGTTGCGGGACCGTGGAGATCACGCCGATGGTGAAGGTGTTCCGCAGGGCGTTCCAGAAGAAGTCCGAGGACAGCAGGTTGCGGTAGTTGTCCAGGCCCGCCCAGCTCTGGTGGTCCAGCGCGGACAACTGCACGTCGTGCAGCGAGTACCAGACCGTGTACAGCAGCGGGACCAGCGTGAACACGCCGAACAGCACGAAGAAGGGGGTCACGAACGCGTACGGCGACGCCTTCGTGTCCCAGCGGTACAGCCGGCTGCGCCAGGAGGGGGCGCCGTCCGGCGCACCGCGACCCCGAGCGCCCCGGACCGCGCCCGGCGGGATGCCGGGCGCGGTCTCGGCGCTCGACGCGTGATGCGCGAGAGCCTCTTTTGAGGTCACTGGCCGAGCACGTCCTTGATCTCCTTGGACGCGGCTTCCCAGCCCTGGGCCGGGGTCTTGCCCTTCTGCTCCACCTGGAGGATGCCGATGTCACTGATCGCGGTGTCGATCGGCTTGTCCTTCGGACCGAGCGGCTGGGCCGGGATGGTCTTGGCCGAGTCGGAGAAGATCTGGGTGAGCGGCGCGTTCGAGAAGTAGGCCGTGGTGTCGGCCTGCGGCTTCAGACCCGCGTACGCCGACGGGGTGGAGGGGAAGCTCGCCTGCTTGGCGAAGACCTTGGCCTGCTGCTCCGGCGCGGTCAGCCACTTGGCCAGCGCGACGGCCTCCTTCTGGTGCTTGCTCGCCGTCGGCACGCCGAGGAAGGAGCCGCCCCAGTTGGACGCGGTCGGCGCCGCCGCCACGTCCCACTTGCCCTTGCCGGAGTCGCCGGCCTTCTCGCCGATGTAGCCGAGCATCCAGGCGGGGCAGGCCAGCGAGGCGAAGCTGCCGTTGGCGAAGCCCTTGTCCCAGGTGGGGTCGAACTGCTTCAGCTTCGCGGACATGTCACTGGTGGCCACGCTCATCGCGGCGTCCCAGGCGTCCTTCACACCCTTGGACTTGTCCCAGACGACTTTGCCGTCCTTGTCGTAGTTCCGCTCCGTGGAACCGCCCAGGGACGCGTTGTACACCGAGGACGCCGAGTCGACGTACTTGGTGCCCTTCGGCGCCTTCTTCATGTACTGCTTGCCGAGGTCGACGTACTTGGACCAGTCGCCCTTCCACTGCTCGGCGAGCTTGGTGCGGTCGGTGGGCAGACCGGCCTTCTCGAAGAGGTCCTTGCGGTAGCAGATCGCCATCGGGCCGATGTCGACGCCGAGGCCGATCGTCCTGCCGTCCGCGGTGGTGGCCTGGGCGGTCTTCCAGTCCAGCCACTGGGACTTGTCGGCGTCCTTGCCGATGTCGACGAACTTGGCGGCCTGCGTCTGCACGGCCTCGGTGATGTTGCCGACCTCGATGGCCTGGATGTCGTCGGTGCCCGAGCCGGCCTGGAGGCGGGTGAGCACCTTCGGCCAGTACACGTCGGTGCGGGTGGTGACGTTCTCCTTGATGCTGATGTCCGGGTGCAGCTTCGTGTACTCGTCGTACAGACCGGCCTGCTTGTAGCCGAACACCCCGAAGGTGCCGACCGTCAGCGTGATCTTGCCGTTTCCGTCGCCGCCGCCCGCGTCCGACGAGCCGTCGTCCGAGTCACTGGCGCAGCCGGCCAGCAGACCCGTGGCCAGCGCGGCTGCGGCGACCATGGCCACCGTGCCGCGGGACCTGCGGATGCTCGTACGCATTGCGTCCTCCTGTTGCCTGACGTGCCGACCCCCCGGCCAACTGCATGGAAATCGCGTGGATCTGGGCCCGTTCGTACTCGCTGCGGCTCGGGCGGGGAACGTGCGGGATATGTAGGTGTCAGGTAGTGTGGGAGCGCTCCCACATGTGATGGGTTGAAGGTTCGTCCGTTCGGGACGGGGTGTCAAGGGAGTGCGCACGCCCAACGGCGTTCAGTTATCGGGCTGTTAACCGGGCGGCGGTGACGACCCGGTCCGGATGGCCACTGTTACATTCCAGGCCGGAGCTGGACGGCCGAGAGAGGCGGAGGCCATGGCGAGCCACGGAGCGCGGGGCGGCCGGAGCGGGGGGCGGCCCACGCTCGAAGAGGTGGCCGCCCGGGCCGGGGTCGGCCGCGGCACGGTCTCCCGGGTGATC is from Streptomyces seoulensis and encodes:
- a CDS encoding carbohydrate ABC transporter permease: MTTGDLVLPEARTGRRRATKAGKQLHAGPVTYVALTVFALISLAPLVWTAVAASRTDRRLAQSPPPLWFGGNLFKNLEAAWDQAGLGLAMFNSLIVAGTITVSTVVFSTLAGFAFAKLRFRFSGLLLLLTIGTMMIPPQLAVVPLYLWMSDLGWSNQLQTVILPSLVTAFGTFFMRQYLVQALPTELIEAARVDGASSLRVVWHVVFPAARPAMAVLGLLTFVFAWNDFLWPIIALNQQNPTVQVALNALGTGYVPDQAVIMAGALLGTLPLLIAFLLFGKQIVGGIMQGAIKG
- a CDS encoding cellulose binding domain-containing protein, with protein sequence MSTHRRRISGRNKAIGGVVAAAVAGGGAVLVTGIAHAAGVGAAYTKTSEWSTGYSAQYVVTNDTGAAKKDWSLEFDLPAGSKLGSLWNAESSVSGQHVTVKAAKWDTDGLAAGKSVTVGFVVDGAGDPTGCRVDGAECAVDPGATPEPSGRPTEPETPAPSQSAPGKPETPVPTKSAGNGTKAAAGFAPYVDTSLYPAFDLLGTADATGVKNFNLAFVTDGGGCTPKWGGVSDLTTDGVAAQIGALRAKGGDVRASFGGASGSELATTCSSADALAAAYAKAVDAFKLTKVDFDVEGGALPNTAANTKRAQAIAKLQAGHPDLNVSYTLPVMPEGLTQDGVNLLADAKANGVRVDGVNIMAMDYGPAYSGDMGDYAIQAATATQAQIKGVLALSEDDAWKTVGVTPMIGVNDVATEIFKVDDAGQLVDFAKSKGIGSLSMWSGTRDKSCDGGTKPTADASCSSIAQDKFAFSKAFAAFN
- a CDS encoding GH1 family beta-glucosidase, translating into MPDSSSTVSPVASEVTFPPAFLWGAATSAYQIEGAVREGGRTPSIWDTFSHTPGKTAGGETGDVAVDHYHRYRDDVALMADLGLGAYRFSVSWSRVQPTGRGPAVQIGLDFYRRLVDELLERGIKPAVTLYHWDLPQELEDAGGWPERDTAHRFAEYAHLVGEALGDRVENWITLNEPWCSAFLGYGSGVHAPGRTDPVASLRAAHHLNLAHGLGAAALRAAMPARNQVAVSLNSSVVRPVSQSPADLAAARRIDDLANGVFHGPMLHGAYPESLLTATAPLTDWSFVLDGDLATANAPLDALGLNYYTPALVSAVDDKVSGPRADGHGASEHSPWPGADDVLFHQSPGERTEMGWTVDPTGLYDLLMRYTREAPGLPLYVTENGAAYDDAPDASGRVHDPDRVAYLHSHLSAVRHALRDGADVRGYYLWSLMDNFEWSYGYEKRFGAVYVDYATQERTPKSSARWYGEAARTGTLPSVESAG
- a CDS encoding ABC transporter substrate-binding protein — translated: MRTSIRRSRGTVAMVAAAALATGLLAGCASDSDDGSSDAGGGDGNGKITLTVGTFGVFGYKQAGLYDEYTKLHPDISIKENVTTRTDVYWPKVLTRLQAGSGTDDIQAIEVGNITEAVQTQAAKFVDIGKDADKSQWLDWKTAQATTADGRTIGLGVDIGPMAICYRKDLFEKAGLPTDRTKLAEQWKGDWSKYVDLGKQYMKKAPKGTKYVDSASSVYNASLGGSTERNYDKDGKVVWDKSKGVKDAWDAAMSVATSDMSAKLKQFDPTWDKGFANGSFASLACPAWMLGYIGEKAGDSGKGKWDVAAAPTASNWGGSFLGVPTASKHQKEAVALAKWLTAPEQQAKVFAKQASFPSTPSAYAGLKPQADTTAYFSNAPLTQIFSDSAKTIPAQPLGPKDKPIDTAISDIGILQVEQKGKTPAQGWEAASKEIKDVLGQ
- a CDS encoding carbohydrate ABC transporter permease; this translates as MTSKEALAHHASSAETAPGIPPGAVRGARGRGAPDGAPSWRSRLYRWDTKASPYAFVTPFFVLFGVFTLVPLLYTVWYSLHDVQLSALDHQSWAGLDNYRNLLSSDFFWNALRNTFTIGVISTVPQLMAALWLAHMLNYRLRGSTVWRVVMLTPYATSVAAATLVFALLYSWDGGMVNWILHFFGVDAINWRESDWGSQFAVSTIVIWRWTGYNALIYLAAMQAIPADLYESAALDGANRRQQFWHVTIPQLRPTVLFTIVVSTIGATQLFGEPLLFGGVSGSKGGSEHQYQTLGLYMYDQGWIIGNLGKASAIAWSMFLILLIVAAVNLLLTRWLRRSDDHR